The following are from one region of the Vitis riparia cultivar Riparia Gloire de Montpellier isolate 1030 chromosome 14, EGFV_Vit.rip_1.0, whole genome shotgun sequence genome:
- the LOC117930145 gene encoding putative disease resistance protein At4g10780 isoform X4, translating into MTSLRLMNLQHVKSFYPGTHTSEWPLLKNLEVCECNRVKIFAYKIPTFQEVHLEGKVDITIQQPLALFETVAFPNLEELTLDSNSTTEIQQEQFPVQSICKLRVLNVLRYGDNLVAIPSFMLHTLHNLEKLNVRRCGSVKEVVQLEELVDEESHAMALAELREVQLHDLPELTHLCKENFKRGPRFQNLETLQVWNCGCLISLVPSSVTFQNLATLDVWSCGSLVNLLPPSTAKSLVQLKNLKVGGSDMIKEVVSGGGGEATEEIAFCKLEHIALVCLANLTSFCSGGYTFTFPSLDHLVVEECPKMKVFSQGFSTTPRLERVDVADNEWHWEGDLNTTIQKLFIQLHGAVHGFLSLNKLSIKLPRLKTKVLSGKKYLKQLRNG; encoded by the exons ATGACCTCTCTGAGACTGATGAATCTGCAACATGTCAAGAGTTTCTACCCTGGGACACATACTTCAGAATGGCCTTTGTTGAAAAATCTGGAGGTATGTGAATGCAATAGAGTG aagatatttgctTACAAAATTCCAACATTCCAAGAAGTACATCTGGAGGGCAAAGTCGATATCACAATTCAACAGCCACTTGCCTTATTCGAGACA GTTGCATTCCCTAATTTGGAGGAATTGACATTGGATAGTAACAGCACCACAGAAATACAGCAAGAGCAATTTCCAGTGCAGTCCATTTGCAAACTTCGAGTTCTGAATGTACTTAGATATGGAGATAATTTGGTTGCAATTCCATCCTTTATGCTTCATACGTTACATAATCTGGAAAAGCTCAATGTGAGAAGATGTGGTTCAGTCAAAGAGGTTGTACAACTTGAAGAACTTGTTGATGAGGAAAGTCATGCCATGGCACTTGCTGAGTTAAGAGAAGTACAGCTGCATGACCTACCTGAGCTGACACATTTGTGCAAGGAAAACTTCAAACGAGGCCCTCGTTTTCAAAATCTTGAAACTCTTCAAGTATGGAACTGTGGCTGTTTGATAAGTTTGGTACCAAGCTCAGTGACATTCCAGAACCTAGCAACTTTAGATGTATGGTCTTGTGGCAGTCTGGTTAATTTGCTACCACCATCAACAGCTAAAAGTCTGGTGCAACTCAAAAACCTCAAAGTAGGTGGATCAGATATGATAAAAGAAGTAGTTTCCGGAGGAGGAGGCGAAGCAACAGAGGAGATTGCTTTTTGCAAATTAGAACACATTGCACTTGTTTGTTTAGCAAACCTCACAAGCTTCTGTTCAGGAGGCTATACTTTCACATTCCCATCCTTGGACCATCTGGTAGTGGAAGAATGCCCGAAGATGAAAGTTTTCTCGCAAGGCTTCTCAACTACACCAAGGCTAGAGAGAGTAGATGTGGCAGATAATGAATGGCATTGGGAAGGTGACCTCAATACCACCATTCAAAAGTTGTTTATACAGCTGCATG GAGCTGTCCATGGTTTTTTGTCCTTGAATAAATTGAGCATCAAGTTGCCGAGGTTAAAGACGAAGGTTTTATCTGGAAAGAAATACTTGAAACAGTTGAGAAACGGTTAG